The DNA window GTTTATACCGGACGTTCACTTTTGACCAGGAATAGCAGTTTTACTTCGTTTCTTCAAggttttaataaattttcAGACTTGGTGCAAAATGGCAATGGACTTTATGGGACAGCAAAGGTATTCTACGGAATTGGTCGGGGCAGACGTTCAAAAACGATCGTTACTTCCACAGCGGTCAACTGTATCCAAGGGAAAGTATAGTTTGCAGGATTTTCAGATTATGCGGACGTTGGGGACGGGTTCTTTTGGGCGTGTGCACTTGGTGCGATCAATCCACAATGGTCGTTATTATGCTATAAAgatattaaagaaacagcAGGTGGTTCGGATGAAGCAAATTGAACATACCAATGACGAACGAAGGATGCTGAAGTTGGTGGAGCATCCATTTTTGATTCGGATGTGGGGTACTTTTCAGGATTCCAGGAATTTATTCATGGTTATGGACTATATTGAGGGCGGGGAGTTGTTTTCTCTTTTGAGGAAGTCGCAGAGGTTTCCTAACCCTGTTGCGAAGTTCTATGCTGCGGAGGTGACATTGGCATTGGAATATCTGCACGCCCATAATATAATTTATCGGGACCTGAAACcagaaaatattttattggAACGAAATGGACATATTAAAATTACCGATTTCGGGTTTGCCAAGGAAGTTGATACTGTTACATGGACGTTGTGTGGTACTCCCGATTACATTGCTCCTGAGGTAATTACGACGAAACCTTATAACAAATCAATAGACTGGTGGTCGCTTGgaatattgatatttgaaatgCTGGCCGGCTACACGCCGTTTTATGATGTCACTCCAATGAAGACATATGAGAAAATCTTGCTGGGAAAGATTGTATATCCGCCATTCTTCCATCCGGATGTAGTTGATTTGCTGAGTAAGTTAATAACAGAAGACTTAACTCGCAGGCTGGGTAATTTGCAGAGTGGTTCACAAGATATAAAATCCCACCCTTGGTTTGCAGAGGTGATATGGGAGAAGCTGCTGGCCAAAGACATTGAAACCCCTTACGAACCACCTATAACTGCTGGTGTTGGCGATACATCGCTGTTCGATCAATATCCGGAAGAGCAATTCGATTATGGAATCCAGGAGGATGACCCTTATATGAGgtattttgttgatttttaaTGTAGAAGCGGGCTCTATTCCATCTTGAAACTTAATTCACCTCTaaaaatcttctttttacAGTACTACCATAAAATACCGGTGAATTGCTCAACCAAGActtttttggaaagaaaattgaGACTTAGTGCCAATAAACAGGAAAGTCGTCTCCCCCATCCCTCCCTAACTTAGTGTCTTAATCCTGGAGAAAATGTGTAATATCTAAGATAATACCTTATCGGTTATTGTTATCCGACTACAATCACGAGAGGATCAGaaatcaataatataaaattcaTCATTCACAGTGTGTCGgcttttttcaatttcgGGCAGAATTTAGATTTTAAAGATCATTCAGAATAGGAGGATTCTATTCCTTTGGTTTTATAGGGCTATTTACTGCAAGTCTGATTTGTAGGCTGAACACATGTTGGCGGATACGCAATTAAGTGTCATGTACTTTAAAATGTAATTTCCCTCATAATTAGGTTTAATATCCTAGCACGATTGGTAATGGCACTGTACAATGTGTTCAACTTTGTTACCATCTGTTGGAACAACGCAAAAAGGTTAAGGTAGCAAGCTGCTATACTGTAGAAAAGCATATACTACAGCAGAGAGGGATGTAATGAATATCCTAGCATTGATTGGCAATTCTTATAATGTTGGTATAAATTTGGGAAGGTAGCTTCCAccccaccaccacctctACCACCACTACTAGGTTTGGCTTCAGAATGCATTTGTCGTCAAATAAAGGCCCTGGGCCTTGGCACAATTACGCAGCACAAGCTTCTTACACCCCTTAGCGGTGTACATCGCCGTATATCATCATGTAAGGAAATTATCTAGGGTTTGTAAATGCGTTCGCATGTGTCAGATAAACCATTATGTGACATTTAGTACTCTATATACAGGATGGAGTCTTTACTTAAAAGGCAGCATAAAAGCACACCACTGTGCAGAGCCAGTTTTAAATCAATAACTTGAATACTATATACATCATTCCAGCGAAATTTTAGCTCCAAGACCCTCCAAAGTAGCTTTTATCTTATCAGCCTCCTCCTTGGCAACATTTTCCTTTAGAATCTTTGGAGCAGCCTCAACAAATTTCTTCGCTTCTACCAACGACAATCCCAACAAACTCTTGACCTCCTTGATAACCTTAGGTTTAGATTTGGCATCAAATGACTCGATCTTGATAGAAAAGATCGTTTTATCCTCCTTCacctcttcttccttaGCCTCTTCTGATGCACCTGCTGACTGAGCTGCTGGCGCCGCCCCACCTACAGGAAAAGAGATATCTGGAATATTCAATTGACTCTTCAATTCAGAAATTAACGTCGACGTTTCCAACAAGCTCAGTTGCGAAATCTGTTTCACGATTGAAGAAATCTTAGGATCGACCGCATCTGTACGAGAACTTTCTTCAGTCGTTGTAGAACTTAGACGAACAAACTGCCTAGTCAATTGACTACATCTGCTTAAAGCCAAATATGGCCTGGTAACTTGACGCAACATTTAAAATGGATAGCTAGAGAAGCAGCAGTATTCCCCAGTTAATAATGCCTGATGTATTATAAGCCAACGACTGTCAATTTGACTGTAAAATGTtcaagaaaattttttaataatgtCAGAAAAGTTAAAGAACTCACATCGTCACGTACGAAAGTGaaatttatcaaaaagTATTGGAATATCAAACTAACGTTAACGTTTAAGTAACATCCAGTAGAGGCCTTCAAGAGGGGTTTCAAGATTAGCTTAGCTTCAGTGGTGTCCTAGAGACGATGACGACGTTTAGGTTTTGCCGGGACTGTAACAATATGTTGTATCCCCGCGAGGATAAGGAGGAGCAGAGGCTTTTGTTTGAGTGCAGAACATGCACCTATGCAGAGGAAGCAGGTACGCCTTTGGTTTACCGGCATGAGTTGATTACGAATATTGGTGAGACTGCGGGTGTTGTTCAAGATATTGGGAGTGATCCGACGCTACCGAGGTCGGATCGAGAGTGTCCCAAATGCCATTCGCACGATAATGTATTTTTCCAGTCTCAACAGCGGAGGAAAGATACCAGTatggttttgttttttgtatGTTTGAGTTGTTCTCATATCTTTACGTCTGATCGGAAGAATAAGAGGACTACGTTTTCGTAAGAGATTGTGATGGTCTATTTTTGGTGTGTGTTGTTGGATGGGTTCAAGAAGGGAGATTCAGGGCTATGCGTTTTTTGGTGGAATGCTTTTACCGGAAGGAACATGTTGTCAAACAACACCTAAAAAGCCCAAGTTTCTGTTCTTCCAAACTTAGATAGAGAAAAGAGTTCCTAGGCAATATCCGCGTAAAATCTTTGTGTGGGTGGGGGTACTATTTACAAATATGTATTATGTATGTATAAAGCGCTGGtatatgttttttttaacgaattttaattttttgtaagTACATTATCATCAgttcaattaaaatatttctgCTGGTCCTCCCAGAGATACATTTCATCATGAACTTCCGGTTGAGTATCTGATTGGAGTTGTGGAGAAATAATACCGTTGTCTGAATTCGAAAAATCATGGTCGCCAACACCAAACTCACGTTTGACCAGTCCATCGATAGCGTTTAGAGCATGCATTTCAAAGGTCAAACTATCTACAGCAGTAATGGTAGCTGATGTACAAAAAGAATCTGGAACACTGCGAGCCGCCTCTACACTAACAGATGGGCCTGGGCTTCGATACCtttctttaatatcattattattactatcattatcattattattattcatactgttgttgttgccgttttggttgtttttactgttgttgtttttattcTGATTGTTATGATTGTTGTTATGTAATTGGAATACCGAATTCAGCGTAGCTGAACCACCAGATACCAAAGATGTCTGTACTAAAGCCTCAACTTCATCTCCTTGGGAATGTGACGACTGCTGCGATTCGTAGTAGAACTGAGAAGGCAGCACAGGTGTTGAAAATGAGTCAGGATCGTTCAGATTCAGGTGGGTTTGTTGATCTAAAAGACTTTCAAGTTCCTTCCATTGTTCATCATGTGCATTGGTCGCCTCTGCTTCAGGAGTTGGTTCCGGAGGAGCACGTTCTCGTGCCATCTGTTCAGCAGAAACCAGCCGCACGCGGTTTTTGGCCGCTGCTCCGCTGCCACTTCCTCCTGCTGCTCCTCCACCGCTGTGGTTCTTCAAGTGGGGAAGTGGCTTAAAGAACATTTCAGTAAAGTCAATTTCCGAGGAGTCCTGGAATAAGTAGTTTGCTAAAGAATAATTGGTTGTTTCCTGCTTCAGCGAGTGCTGGGACCCAACATCCGAGCCTCTGTCTGATAACTGAATCGCTGTAGCTAGTTTCGATTTTGTTGTCCCTCTATGCAACAGGGTCTTCTTATTTCTTTGCGCCAACTTCCTACTCTTGGGCTTACTCACAGTTGGTATCTTCTTCTCAGCTATGACCGACGCCGGGGCGCTCAAAATATTAGTGCTGGGTAATATAACGTTAAACGATTCAATCTCCTGCGTTAAACCACAGTCACATGGTATCGGCACGAATTCGGTGGGCAAGTTAAACTTGCTACGGTATTCAAGCTCGTCAAAGCGCTTCACGGCCTCCCAGTCACAATTCTCGCGTAACTTActcttgaactttttgTACTCCTCCGAGTCAGCATTAAACTTTAACGGGTGCGAATGGCCGTTATTCACCACCACAATACTCCActtctttctcttcaaaGAGTAAGCAGCTCGCACACGGAATGGACATGTGTTGTACGGCGACACAGCccgcttcttcttcctctgcAAACTCAACGTGTTCGGCGACATCGACGACATGCTACCTGACAGATGACTAGGCGTAAGCTGGCCATCCTCCAGACCCACAGGCGAAACCAACGCCCCAGCCCCAGCAGACGACGACGACGCAGCTGTATTGGTAGAGCCAACACCACTACTCCCATTCTTGCCACGCTTCGACGCCTTGCATTTAAACACCACCTTGATCTTATCCGACCGCTCGATCACAATCTCAATCCCCTGCGgataaaatatcttctgCAGCCACGGCTTGATCTCGTTCTTGCCCTTGAAATCAGGAATCGGATCCAAATGTATCAACTTGTTCTGGTTCTGCTGCCGCCGTATCGACTCGATCGCCTGGTTGCTCAGCTCATTGTTATAGCTCGCCTCCGAAAACGAACTGCTCCTCGTCACCGTGGTCGCAGTCACCCCGCTCGGCACATCCAACGTCGTCGTCGACATCGAAGACATCGACGGCGAACTATCCAACGAATCCAAGGGCGATTGCTGGCCCCACACATCCAGCGGCGAGTACTCTAACTGACTCATTCAACACAAGAAACAATCCTCCCTTGTCCCTACCaaaaccaaacaaaaattaaaatacaCCCTCCAGCAACCAAACCACCAGTCCTAATGATTGTCTcaatatccaaaagaaagaaaaattcGTTTATTCTCCCCCCAAACCGCCACAGGCCTCTATATTACCCCTCCTGTCTTTGCCGCTCCAATAAGATCGATAACCACAGTAAACCGCCTTACAACACAAATCTCTTTCTGCCTCTTTTCCCAACACCAGACCAAACAATAATCCTCTCCTTTAAAACagtattaaaaaatcaaccgTCACCAATATTACACTGCTTGCGAGTAAATATATCTATCCCTCTCGACCTCTCGACCTCTAtcaactgctgctgctttgCAACTCGGATCATGAATGAATCTCTAGCTGGCCCTTATCAACTACCTTAGATGCTATCTTATTCTTATTTATTGTTGCCTATCCACCAACCCATCCATCCAACTCTCCGTCTGCAATCTCTTTTTGCTAGAATCCGCTGTAAAACTGGCCAAAGGGCCTCAGAacaaagagaaagaaagctttttgttttttctgGGTGCAACGAAAGCAAAAATTTCCATTTTTCCTTCTCGCGACCGCAACGCGTCACGTGCTCCGCCGGCGCGGCGGAGCCCCCCCGAAGGGAGGGCGGAAACTCGCACCAGCGTGCGCATTGCGGATGCCCAAGCCCGCACACATGTGTGCGGGCTTTCTACACAGATACACACGTGATACACCGAGTGCTGCCACGCAGCACTTGGCGGCCACCGCGGCCGCCTCCTTTTCTACTCCATGGCGAAGCTCTCGTAACAATCGCTGTGCAGCAGATGTACCTGGTTTTTCATCACGGCCATCTGCTCGACCCTGCTGATACCGAACTTGGTTGCAATGTCGGTGTAGCCGAGCGAGGACCAGTGGCCTCTGTCGTTGTGCTCGTAGACCGACAGCAGGGTGCCGTACCGGTGCTGTCCAACCAGGAACAGGTTCCCGACGGGGGACCACTCCACCAGTTTGTGTGGTTGCCTGGCGACCACAGAAATCCAGTGGTCGCGGGTGTCGTAGCACATGACTCGCCCCGTCGTGCAGACAAGCACCATGCGTCCGGCGCGGTCCCAGGCGATCCTGGTGATGCCGTCGTCATCTACCTGGTCTTGGCACACGACCATCGATCTAAAGGGCGTGGCGCGCATTTCCCAGCGGTAGAAATGGATCTTCCTTCTGTCCGCGACGCATAGATACTGGCCGTCGGCGCTGAGGGAGGCGCCGACGACCTCGCCCGGGAGCTGTATCTTGTACTGGGACAGGGACATCGCGGACCCCCATTGTGCGAACTGGTACACGGTGGAGTCCCTGCTGGTCAGCACCACGTAGCCCCCGGCGTGGTCATCGTGCCAGATGTAGTCCACCGGGTGTTCGGACAGCCGGGTCTCTTGCAGGACGCTGTCGTTGGCGAGAGCGATCTTTAGCAACCGCCCTTGGCTCGTGCCGCAAACCAGGCCCTCGCCGTCCTCGATCACAATGACACAGCTGATCTTCTCGCCAGCCGACAACGCGGCAAAGGACAAATCGACCACGCGGGGAGCCTCCACGGCATCCACCACCATGCACCGGCCCCCGTCCTCGTCCCACAGACACCAGTACGACCCCATCTGGTACGACCGACTCCCGCGCCCGTACCCGGAATTGGCAACGCTGGCCGTGCGCCGTAGGCTCCACTGTTCGCACCGCACCTTGTCGTCGATAGTGCTGCATTCTTGGCCACGTGACCGCTGGCGCGCCCCCCCGTTTCTGCTGGCCACCACCCGCTCGTGGACAACCAACACCCCGGATGTGTACAGCGCGACTGGAATGCCCATTGGTTCTTGCTATATGTTCTGTCCGCTATTGCTCACTGGAAAGCCCTCCAGACTCGTTTTTTTCCTCGGTTTTTGCACAGAGCCCAATGACTAGCCCGCTCTATGTGATACGCTGTGGATAACTTTGTTGTCCTTCTTGTTGGGTTGTCTCTTCTGCCTCCGTGAAACCAACAtgcacatatatatatatccacTAATATTGTAATATCATCTCACTACCATCCATTTCTCGAACGTTCATATTActtgttatatatacactcACTACATTTTCCTATATGTACGCTTTTGTTCACTCCTTTTCTGGACGACGCCCTGCTGTGTTTTCTGTGGAATCCCCGcataaataaaattaaagCCTGGTGAATCCGATGCGAACGAACGGCGGAACTTAGCGGAAACCTGGAGCAAAGGCGCATTGCAGCGCAGCGCcattattttttggtttttggcAGTGAGTGGTGCGTGGTTTCTGTGGCTGCGGACTGCGCGGGCTGGGGATGCGGAGTTCATTGGGCAGGGTAATGGCGGGGAAGGGGGCAGCTCAGCCTGGACAATGAGGCGTGGGGTGTGGGTTGTATGGTTGTGTGGTCGGCAAGGCGGCTAATGGTGCGGGAGTTCATGCAGGGCGATTGGCGGCGATGGGCAATGGCGGGCGATGATTATGTAGTGAAGGGTCGAGCAGGCAGTGCGTTTATGGCAGTGTAGGAGGATGGGGTGGGGCATGGCAGGGATTCTTGTGTACGGTATCGATTGAATGGTTATGTAGAGGTTATTATGTACTCTATAGGCAAATATATAACAAGCGGGCTGAGATGGAGGAGAAGTATTATGGGAGGCCCCGGGATTTTTTGTGTGGGTGAAGAGGAACCGGGTCTATGGTAGGTTCCGGGTGAAGCTCTTCTATTTTATCGACCAGGGCTCTTTTGTTAGGGTGGTGGGATGGGAGTTGATGGAGACCTTCGGCGGGAGTTTTTGAGTTGGGGGAGAAGAGTTGGGGAGTGTGGGCTGAGAGGTAGTCGTGGGGGTCAAAGCGGGACAACGAGCCGTTGTAGTTGGAGGCGGTTGTGGTTGTGGAGGCGTCATTGGGCGAGAGTTTGTCAATCCAGTCTTGGATTTCTTGGATGGATTCGCCCTGCTTGTCTAGGTTATCTTGGAGATcgttgaagaaggaggtTTGGT is part of the Eremothecium cymbalariae DBVPG#7215 chromosome 2, complete sequence genome and encodes:
- the MNP1 gene encoding mitochondrial 54S ribosomal protein bL12m (similar to Ashbya gossypii AFL089C); this translates as MLRQVTRPYLALSRCSQLTRQFVRLSSTTTEESSRTDAVDPKISSIVKQISQLSLLETSTLISELKSQLNIPDISFPVGGAAPAAQSAGASEEAKEEEVKEDKTIFSIKIESFDAKSKPKVIKEVKSLLGLSLVEAKKFVEAAPKILKENVAKEEADKIKATLEGLGAKISLE
- the TPK2 gene encoding cAMP-dependent protein kinase catalytic subunit TPK2 (similar to Ashbya gossypii AFL090W), with protein sequence MAMDFMGQQRYSTELVGADVQKRSLLPQRSTVSKGKYSLQDFQIMRTLGTGSFGRVHLVRSIHNGRYYAIKILKKQQVVRMKQIEHTNDERRMLKLVEHPFLIRMWGTFQDSRNLFMVMDYIEGGELFSLLRKSQRFPNPVAKFYAAEVTLALEYLHAHNIIYRDLKPENILLERNGHIKITDFGFAKEVDTVTWTLCGTPDYIAPEVITTKPYNKSIDWWSLGILIFEMLAGYTPFYDVTPMKTYEKILLGKIVYPPFFHPDVVDLLSKLITEDLTRRLGNLQSGSQDIKSHPWFAEVIWEKLLAKDIETPYEPPITAGVGDTSLFDQYPEEQFDYGIQEDDPYMRYFVDF
- the RPB9 gene encoding DNA-directed RNA polymerase II core subunit RPB9 (similar to Ashbya gossypii AFL088W) translates to MTTFRFCRDCNNMLYPREDKEEQRLLFECRTCTYAEEAGTPLVYRHELITNIGETAGVVQDIGSDPTLPRSDRECPKCHSHDNVFFQSQQRRKDTSMVLFFVCLSCSHIFTSDRKNKRTTFS
- a CDS encoding uncharacterized protein (similar to Ashbya gossypii AFL087C), which codes for MSQLEYSPLDVWGQQSPLDSLDSSPSMSSMSTTTLDVPSGVTATTVTRSSSFSEASYNNELSNQAIESIRRQQNQNKLIHLDPIPDFKGKNEIKPWLQKIFYPQGIEIVIERSDKIKVVFKCKASKRGKNGSSGVGSTNTAASSSSAGAGALVSPVGLEDGQLTPSHLSGSMSSMSPNTLSLQRKKKRAVSPYNTCPFRVRAAYSLKRKKWSIVVVNNGHSHPLKFNADSEEYKKFKSKLRENCDWEAVKRFDELEYRSKFNLPTEFVPIPCDCGLTQEIESFNVILPSTNILSAPASVIAEKKIPTVSKPKSRKLAQRNKKTLLHRGTTKSKLATAIQLSDRGSDVGSQHSLKQETTNYSLANYLFQDSSEIDFTEMFFKPLPHLKNHSGGGAAGGSGSGAAAKNRVRLVSAEQMARERAPPEPTPEAEATNAHDEQWKELESLLDQQTHLNLNDPDSFSTPVLPSQFYYESQQSSHSQGDEVEALVQTSLVSGGSATLNSVFQLHNNNHNNQNKNNNSKNNQNGNNNSMNNNNDNDSNNNDIKERYRSPGPSVSVEAARSVPDSFCTSATITAVDSLTFEMHALNAIDGLVKREFGVGDHDFSNSDNGIISPQLQSDTQPEVHDEMYLWEDQQKYFN
- the YIG1 gene encoding Yig1p (similar to Ashbya gossypii AFL086W), which codes for MGIPVALYTSGVLVVHERVVASRNGGARQRSRGQECSTIDDKVRCEQWSLRRTASVANSGYGRGSRSYQMGSYWCLWDEDGGRCMVVDAVEAPRVVDLSFAALSAGEKISCVIVIEDGEGLVCGTSQGRLLKIALANDSVLQETRLSEHPVDYIWHDDHAGGYVVLTSRDSTVYQFAQWGSAMSLSQYKIQLPGEVVGASLSADGQYLCVADRRKIHFYRWEMRATPFRSMVVCQDQVDDDGITRIAWDRAGRMVLVCTTGRVMCYDTRDHWISVVARQPHKLVEWSPVGNLFLVGQHRYGTLLSVYEHNDRGHWSSLGYTDIATKFGISRVEQMAVMKNQVHLLHSDCYESFAME